One genomic region from Brassica napus cultivar Da-Ae unplaced genomic scaffold, Da-Ae ScsIHWf_124;HRSCAF=222, whole genome shotgun sequence encodes:
- the LOC106422255 gene encoding disease resistance protein RPP2B-like isoform X2, producing the protein MAHPSSSSSLGPTKRQFDVFVSFRGKDTRNTFTSYLLQSLHRKGIDAFFDGKLRRGKDISVLFDRIEQSKMSIIVFSENYANSTWCLEELWKIMQCRERSGHVVLPIFYKVRKSDVENQTGSFRTPFQNPKASFKGREHKVAAWKEALKTASNILGHVLPEERPECEFVEKIATETFKMLNDLSPCEISGFPGIEFRSKELEELLMFDNANCTRTIGVLGMTGIGKTTVAASVYKRNYRRFDGYCFVEDIENESIRRGLPHLRQKLLSKLLDEENVDVRAHGRLKEFLRNKKVLIVLDNVTEENQIEVLIGQRELYRKGSRIVITTRDKKLLENNADATYVVPRLNDREAMELFCLEAFSENLHSTEEFMDLAENFVYYAKGHPLALKLLGSGLRHKEKTYWMQKWERLRVVPDKEIQKVLKVSYDTLDDEQKSMFLDIACFFRSEKADFISSILKSDRVDAAAVMRDLEDKCFLTVSYNRLEMHDLLHTMGKEIGYESSVKREGKRTRLWNPKDIRHVLEQSTGTGCVRGIFLNMSNVERIKLSPDVFMKMSNLKFLKFHYSHCSQWCDNKHKIQFSEDLDHFPDELVYLHWQGYPYEYLPSEFNPEELVDLSLRHSYIKQLWEDEKNTEKLRWVDLSQSQGLLNLSGLSRAKNLERLDLEGCKSLVMLGSSIEQMNKLIYLNLRECTSLESLPEGINLKSLKTLILSGCSNLQEFQIISENIESLYLDGSTIQRVAERIESLRNLILLNLKNCCRLKCLPNDLYKLKSLQELILSGCSALESLPPIKEEMGCLEILLMDGTSIKQTPETIFLSNLKVFSFCGSSIEDSTELALLPFSGNSCLSDLYLTNCNIYKLPDNFSSLHSLRSLCLSRNNIETLPESIEKLHCLLFLDLKHCRRLNSLPVLPPNIQYVDAHGCVSLEKVAKPVTVPLVTERMHTTFIFTDCFKLNRAEQEAIVAQAQLKSQLLARTSLQHNHKGLVLDPLVAVCFPGSDIPSWFCHQSMGSSIETNLLPHWCNNKFIGASLGVVVTFKDHEGRHANRLSVRCKCRFQNRNGQSISFSFCLGAGNESCGSSCHEPRKLGSDHVFISFNNCNVPVFQWNEEINDGNRCRPTSASFEFYLTDGTERKLERCKVTRCGMSLLYAPDENDRGFQGTRVTDTVERTSSEAFVPIRGRSHSQVGERRNGRMRDEIPL; encoded by the exons ATGGCTCAtccatcttcttcctcgtctttGGGTCCAACTAAGCGCCAGTTTGACGTGTTTGTGAGTTTCAGAGGCAAGGATACTCGTAATACCTTCACCTCTTACCTTCTTCAGTCCCTGCACCGGAAAGGTATAGATGCTTTCTTTGATGGGAAACTCCGGCGAGGCAAGGACATATCAGTTCTCTTTGACAGGATTGAGCAATCAAAGATGTCCATCATTGTCTTCTCAGAGAACTATGCTAACTCCACCTGGTGCTTGGAGGAACTCTGGAAGATAATGCAATGCAGAGAGAGGTCCGGTCATGTGGTTTTACCAATCTTCTACAAGGTCAGGAAATCTGATGTGGAGAATCAGACAGGGAGTTTTCGAACTCCCTTCCAGAACCCAAAAGCGAGTTTCAAGGGACGTGAGCACAAAGTTGCGGCATGGAAGGAAGCTCTAAAGACTGCTTCCAATATCCTGGGCCATGTACTTCCTGAGGAACG ACCAGAGTGTGAATTTGTTGAAAAAATAGCCACGGAAACTTTCAAGATGCTGAATGATTTGTCTCCATGTGAGATCAGTGGCTTCCCAGGGATTGAATTTCGTTCAAAAGAACTGGAGGAGTTATTGATGTTCGATAATGCAAACTGTACCCGTACCATTGGGGTCCTTGGCATGACTGGAATCGGCAAGACAACTGTTGCTGCTAGCGTTTACAAACGAAACTACCGTCGGTTTGATGGCTACTGTTTCGTTGAAGACATTGAGAATGAGTCGATAAGGCGTGGATTGCCTCATTTGCGTCAGAAGCTCCTAAGTAAATTATTGGACGAAGAAAATGTGGACGTCAGAGCGCATGGGAGATTGAAAGAGTTCCTCAGGAACAAGAAGGTGCTTATTGTGCTGGATAATGTGACCGAAGAGAATCAAATCGAAGTTCTCATCGGACAGCGGGAACTGTATCGGAAAGGAAGCAGGATTGTTATAACAACAAGAGACAAGAAACTGCTTGAGAACAATGCTGATGCAACGTACGTAGTTCCCAGATTAAATGACAGGGAAGCTATGGAGCTTTTCTGCCTTGAGGCATTTTCTGAAAACCTCCACTCCACGGAAGAATTTATGGATCTAGCAGAGAACTTTGTGTATTACGCTAAAGGACATCCGTTAGCTTTGAAGTTGTTAGGTTCAGGTCTACGCCACAAGGAAAAAACATACTGGATGCAGAAATGGGAGAGGTTAAGGGTAGTGCCAGACAAGGAGATTCAGAAAGTGCTAAAAGTGAGTTATGACACATTAGATGATGAACAGAAGAGCATGTTTCTGGACATAGCATGCTTTTTCAGGTCGGAGAAAGCAGATTTCATTTCGAGCATCCTGAAGTCAGATCGTGTCGATGCTGCAGCTGTGATGAGGGATCTTGAAGACAAGTGTTTCTTAACTGTTTCTTATAATCGGCTTGAGATGCATGATCTACTGCATACAATGGGGAAGGAAATTGGATATGAATCATCTGTCAAAAGGGAAGGAAAACGTACTAGGTTGTGGAACCCCAAAGATATTCGCCATGTGCTGGAGCAGAGCACG GGAACTGGTTGTGTTAGAGGCATTTTCTTGAACATGTCTAATGTCGAAAGGATCAAGCTAAGTCCTGATGTTTTCATGAAGATGTCGAATCTCAAATTCCTGAAATTCCACTATTCTCATTGTTCCCAGTGGTGTGATAACAAGCATAAAATTCAGTTCTCTGAAGACCTTGATCATTTTCCGGACGAGCTTGTGTATCTTCACTGGCAGGGGTACCCTTACGAGTACCTGCCATCAGAATTTAATCCAGAGGAACTCGTTGATCTCAGTCTGCGTCATAGCTACATCAAACAACTGTGGGAAGATGAGAAG AATACAGAAAAATTAAGATGGGTTGACCTCAGTCAGTCACAAGGCTTGCTGAATCTATCAGGTTTGTCCAGGGCCAAAAATCTTGAAAGATTGGATCTCGAAGGCTGTAAGAGTTTGGTTATGTTGGGCTCATCAATCGAACAGATGAACAAACTAATTTACCTGAACCTCAGGGAGTGCACTAGCCTTGAGAGTCTTCCGGAGGGAATCAATTTGAAGTCTCTAAAGACTCTGATCCTCAGTGGCTGCTCAAACCTTCAGGAGTTTCAAATCATATCAGAAAATATTGAGTCCCTTTACTTAGACGGCTCAACCATACAACGAGTTGCTGAACGCATTGAGAGTCTTCGCAACCTTATTTTGCTGAATCTCAAGAATTGTTGCAGGTTGAAGTGTCTTCCCAACGATCTTTACAAGCTGAAATCTCTTCAGGAACTGATTCTCTCTGGCTGCTCAGCTCTGGAGAGTCTTCCACCCATCAAAGAGGAGATGGGATGCTTAGAGATTTTGCTTATGGATGGAACTTCCATCAAACAGACACCTGAAACGATTTTTTTGAGTAACCTGAAGGTGTTTTCGTTCTGTGGATCTAGCATCGAAGATTCCACAGAGTTGGCGCTGTTGCCTTTCTCAGGCAACTCTTGTCTTTCAGACCTCTATCTGACGAATTGCAATATCTACAAATTGCCGGACAACTTTAGTTCCTTACACTCGTTGAGGTCTCTATGCTTAAGCAGAAACAACATTGAGACTCTACCTGAGAGCATCGAGAAACTTCATTGTCTGTTGTTTCTTGACTTGAAACATTGCCGCAGGCTCAATTCTCTCCCGGTGCTTCCACCTAATATACAGTATGTAGATGCTCATGGGTGTGTTTCTCTGGAAAAAGTTGCAAAACCAGTGACAGTTCCCCTAGTAACTGAGAGGATGCATACTACTTTCATTTTTACGGATTGCTTCAAACTGAACAGAGCTGAACAAGAAGCTATTGTAGCTCAGGCCCAACTCAAGAGTCAGCTACTGGCAAGGACATCTCTTCAACATAATCATAAG GGACTAGTTCTGGATCCTCTGGTTGCCGTTTGCTTCCCAGGAAGTGACATACCCTCATGGTTCTGCCATCAGAGTATGGGATCTTCGATTGAAACCAACCTCCTTCCTCACTGGTGCAACAATAAATTTATTGGAGCTTCCCTAGGTGTTGTTGTCACCTTCAAGGATCACGAAGGTCGTCATGCAAACCGTTTATCTGTAAGGTGCAAGTGCAGATTTCAAAATCGAAACGGTCAGTCAATCAGCTTTAGTTTCTGTCTTGGGGCAGGGAACGAGTCATGTGGATCATCTTGCCATGAACCACGGAAACTTGGATCTGACCATGTGTTTATTAGCTTTAACAACTGTAATGTGCCAGTCTTCCAATGGAATGAAGAGATTAATGACGGTAATAGATGTCGTCCCACTAGTGCCTCATTTGAATTCTACCTTACTGATGGCACTGAAAGGAAGCTAGAAAGGTGCAAGGTGACAAGGTGTGGGATGAGTTTGCTATATGCTCCAGATGAGAATGACCGTGGGTTTCAGGGAACTCGGGTTACAGATACTGTTGAGCGTACATCGAGTGAAGCTTTTGTACCCATAAGAGGTCGGTCACACTCGCAAGTTGGAGAAAGAAGGAATGGTAGAATGAGAGATGAAATCCCCTTATGA
- the LOC106422255 gene encoding disease resistance protein RPP2B-like isoform X1 — translation MAHPSSSSSLGPTKRQFDVFVSFRGKDTRNTFTSYLLQSLHRKGIDAFFDGKLRRGKDISVLFDRIEQSKMSIIVFSENYANSTWCLEELWKIMQCRERSGHVVLPIFYKVRKSDVENQTGSFRTPFQNPKASFKGREHKVAAWKEALKTASNILGHVLPEERPECEFVEKIATETFKMLNDLSPCEISGFPGIEFRSKELEELLMFDNANCTRTIGVLGMTGIGKTTVAASVYKRNYRRFDGYCFVEDIENESIRRGLPHLRQKLLSKLLDEENVDVRAHGRLKEFLRNKKVLIVLDNVTEENQIEVLIGQRELYRKGSRIVITTRDKKLLENNADATYVVPRLNDREAMELFCLEAFSENLHSTEEFMDLAENFVYYAKGHPLALKLLGSGLRHKEKTYWMQKWERLRVVPDKEIQKVLKVSYDTLDDEQKSMFLDIACFFRSEKADFISSILKSDRVDAAAVMRDLEDKCFLTVSYNRLEMHDLLHTMGKEIGYESSVKREGKRTRLWNPKDIRHVLEQSTGTGCVRGIFLNMSNVERIKLSPDVFMKMSNLKFLKFHYSHCSQWCDNKHKIQFSEDLDHFPDELVYLHWQGYPYEYLPSEFNPEELVDLSLRHSYIKQLWEDEKVPQNTEKLRWVDLSQSQGLLNLSGLSRAKNLERLDLEGCKSLVMLGSSIEQMNKLIYLNLRECTSLESLPEGINLKSLKTLILSGCSNLQEFQIISENIESLYLDGSTIQRVAERIESLRNLILLNLKNCCRLKCLPNDLYKLKSLQELILSGCSALESLPPIKEEMGCLEILLMDGTSIKQTPETIFLSNLKVFSFCGSSIEDSTELALLPFSGNSCLSDLYLTNCNIYKLPDNFSSLHSLRSLCLSRNNIETLPESIEKLHCLLFLDLKHCRRLNSLPVLPPNIQYVDAHGCVSLEKVAKPVTVPLVTERMHTTFIFTDCFKLNRAEQEAIVAQAQLKSQLLARTSLQHNHKGLVLDPLVAVCFPGSDIPSWFCHQSMGSSIETNLLPHWCNNKFIGASLGVVVTFKDHEGRHANRLSVRCKCRFQNRNGQSISFSFCLGAGNESCGSSCHEPRKLGSDHVFISFNNCNVPVFQWNEEINDGNRCRPTSASFEFYLTDGTERKLERCKVTRCGMSLLYAPDENDRGFQGTRVTDTVERTSSEAFVPIRGRSHSQVGERRNGRMRDEIPL, via the exons ATGGCTCAtccatcttcttcctcgtctttGGGTCCAACTAAGCGCCAGTTTGACGTGTTTGTGAGTTTCAGAGGCAAGGATACTCGTAATACCTTCACCTCTTACCTTCTTCAGTCCCTGCACCGGAAAGGTATAGATGCTTTCTTTGATGGGAAACTCCGGCGAGGCAAGGACATATCAGTTCTCTTTGACAGGATTGAGCAATCAAAGATGTCCATCATTGTCTTCTCAGAGAACTATGCTAACTCCACCTGGTGCTTGGAGGAACTCTGGAAGATAATGCAATGCAGAGAGAGGTCCGGTCATGTGGTTTTACCAATCTTCTACAAGGTCAGGAAATCTGATGTGGAGAATCAGACAGGGAGTTTTCGAACTCCCTTCCAGAACCCAAAAGCGAGTTTCAAGGGACGTGAGCACAAAGTTGCGGCATGGAAGGAAGCTCTAAAGACTGCTTCCAATATCCTGGGCCATGTACTTCCTGAGGAACG ACCAGAGTGTGAATTTGTTGAAAAAATAGCCACGGAAACTTTCAAGATGCTGAATGATTTGTCTCCATGTGAGATCAGTGGCTTCCCAGGGATTGAATTTCGTTCAAAAGAACTGGAGGAGTTATTGATGTTCGATAATGCAAACTGTACCCGTACCATTGGGGTCCTTGGCATGACTGGAATCGGCAAGACAACTGTTGCTGCTAGCGTTTACAAACGAAACTACCGTCGGTTTGATGGCTACTGTTTCGTTGAAGACATTGAGAATGAGTCGATAAGGCGTGGATTGCCTCATTTGCGTCAGAAGCTCCTAAGTAAATTATTGGACGAAGAAAATGTGGACGTCAGAGCGCATGGGAGATTGAAAGAGTTCCTCAGGAACAAGAAGGTGCTTATTGTGCTGGATAATGTGACCGAAGAGAATCAAATCGAAGTTCTCATCGGACAGCGGGAACTGTATCGGAAAGGAAGCAGGATTGTTATAACAACAAGAGACAAGAAACTGCTTGAGAACAATGCTGATGCAACGTACGTAGTTCCCAGATTAAATGACAGGGAAGCTATGGAGCTTTTCTGCCTTGAGGCATTTTCTGAAAACCTCCACTCCACGGAAGAATTTATGGATCTAGCAGAGAACTTTGTGTATTACGCTAAAGGACATCCGTTAGCTTTGAAGTTGTTAGGTTCAGGTCTACGCCACAAGGAAAAAACATACTGGATGCAGAAATGGGAGAGGTTAAGGGTAGTGCCAGACAAGGAGATTCAGAAAGTGCTAAAAGTGAGTTATGACACATTAGATGATGAACAGAAGAGCATGTTTCTGGACATAGCATGCTTTTTCAGGTCGGAGAAAGCAGATTTCATTTCGAGCATCCTGAAGTCAGATCGTGTCGATGCTGCAGCTGTGATGAGGGATCTTGAAGACAAGTGTTTCTTAACTGTTTCTTATAATCGGCTTGAGATGCATGATCTACTGCATACAATGGGGAAGGAAATTGGATATGAATCATCTGTCAAAAGGGAAGGAAAACGTACTAGGTTGTGGAACCCCAAAGATATTCGCCATGTGCTGGAGCAGAGCACG GGAACTGGTTGTGTTAGAGGCATTTTCTTGAACATGTCTAATGTCGAAAGGATCAAGCTAAGTCCTGATGTTTTCATGAAGATGTCGAATCTCAAATTCCTGAAATTCCACTATTCTCATTGTTCCCAGTGGTGTGATAACAAGCATAAAATTCAGTTCTCTGAAGACCTTGATCATTTTCCGGACGAGCTTGTGTATCTTCACTGGCAGGGGTACCCTTACGAGTACCTGCCATCAGAATTTAATCCAGAGGAACTCGTTGATCTCAGTCTGCGTCATAGCTACATCAAACAACTGTGGGAAGATGAGAAG GTGCCACAGAATACAGAAAAATTAAGATGGGTTGACCTCAGTCAGTCACAAGGCTTGCTGAATCTATCAGGTTTGTCCAGGGCCAAAAATCTTGAAAGATTGGATCTCGAAGGCTGTAAGAGTTTGGTTATGTTGGGCTCATCAATCGAACAGATGAACAAACTAATTTACCTGAACCTCAGGGAGTGCACTAGCCTTGAGAGTCTTCCGGAGGGAATCAATTTGAAGTCTCTAAAGACTCTGATCCTCAGTGGCTGCTCAAACCTTCAGGAGTTTCAAATCATATCAGAAAATATTGAGTCCCTTTACTTAGACGGCTCAACCATACAACGAGTTGCTGAACGCATTGAGAGTCTTCGCAACCTTATTTTGCTGAATCTCAAGAATTGTTGCAGGTTGAAGTGTCTTCCCAACGATCTTTACAAGCTGAAATCTCTTCAGGAACTGATTCTCTCTGGCTGCTCAGCTCTGGAGAGTCTTCCACCCATCAAAGAGGAGATGGGATGCTTAGAGATTTTGCTTATGGATGGAACTTCCATCAAACAGACACCTGAAACGATTTTTTTGAGTAACCTGAAGGTGTTTTCGTTCTGTGGATCTAGCATCGAAGATTCCACAGAGTTGGCGCTGTTGCCTTTCTCAGGCAACTCTTGTCTTTCAGACCTCTATCTGACGAATTGCAATATCTACAAATTGCCGGACAACTTTAGTTCCTTACACTCGTTGAGGTCTCTATGCTTAAGCAGAAACAACATTGAGACTCTACCTGAGAGCATCGAGAAACTTCATTGTCTGTTGTTTCTTGACTTGAAACATTGCCGCAGGCTCAATTCTCTCCCGGTGCTTCCACCTAATATACAGTATGTAGATGCTCATGGGTGTGTTTCTCTGGAAAAAGTTGCAAAACCAGTGACAGTTCCCCTAGTAACTGAGAGGATGCATACTACTTTCATTTTTACGGATTGCTTCAAACTGAACAGAGCTGAACAAGAAGCTATTGTAGCTCAGGCCCAACTCAAGAGTCAGCTACTGGCAAGGACATCTCTTCAACATAATCATAAG GGACTAGTTCTGGATCCTCTGGTTGCCGTTTGCTTCCCAGGAAGTGACATACCCTCATGGTTCTGCCATCAGAGTATGGGATCTTCGATTGAAACCAACCTCCTTCCTCACTGGTGCAACAATAAATTTATTGGAGCTTCCCTAGGTGTTGTTGTCACCTTCAAGGATCACGAAGGTCGTCATGCAAACCGTTTATCTGTAAGGTGCAAGTGCAGATTTCAAAATCGAAACGGTCAGTCAATCAGCTTTAGTTTCTGTCTTGGGGCAGGGAACGAGTCATGTGGATCATCTTGCCATGAACCACGGAAACTTGGATCTGACCATGTGTTTATTAGCTTTAACAACTGTAATGTGCCAGTCTTCCAATGGAATGAAGAGATTAATGACGGTAATAGATGTCGTCCCACTAGTGCCTCATTTGAATTCTACCTTACTGATGGCACTGAAAGGAAGCTAGAAAGGTGCAAGGTGACAAGGTGTGGGATGAGTTTGCTATATGCTCCAGATGAGAATGACCGTGGGTTTCAGGGAACTCGGGTTACAGATACTGTTGAGCGTACATCGAGTGAAGCTTTTGTACCCATAAGAGGTCGGTCACACTCGCAAGTTGGAGAAAGAAGGAATGGTAGAATGAGAGATGAAATCCCCTTATGA